The Arvicanthis niloticus isolate mArvNil1 chromosome 2, mArvNil1.pat.X, whole genome shotgun sequence genome includes a window with the following:
- the Gcg gene encoding pro-glucagon isoform X1 produces the protein MKTIYIVAGLLIMLIQGSWQHSLQDTEENPRSFPAPQTEPLEDPDQMNEDKRHSQGTFTSDYSKYLDSRRAQDFVQWLMNTKRNRNNIAKRHDEFERHAEGTFTSDVSSYLEGQAAKEFIAWLVKGRGRRDFPEEVVLAEELGRRHADGSFSDEMNTILDNLATRDFINWLIQTKITDKK, from the exons atgaagaccatTTACATTGTGGCTGGATTGCTTATAATGCTGATACAAGGCAGCTGGCAGCATTCCCTTCAAGACACGGAGGAGAACCCCAG ATCATTCCCAGCTCCCCAGACAGAACCGCTCGAGGACCCTGATCAGATGAATGAAGACAAACGCCATTCACAGGGCACATTCACCAGCGACTACAGCAAATACCTGGACTCCCGCCGTGCCCAAGACTTTGTGCAGTGGTTGATGAACACCAAGAGGAACCG GAACAACATTGCCAAACGTCATGATGAATTTGAGAGGCATGCTGAAGGGACCTTCACCAGTGACGTGAGTTCTTACTTGGAGGGCCAGGCAGCAAAGGAATTCATTGCTTGGCTGGTGAAAGGCCGAGGAAGGCGAGA TTTCCCGGAAGAAGTCGTCCTTGCCGAGGAACTCGGCCGCAGACACGCTGATGGCTCCTTCTCTGACGAGATGAATACGATTCTCGATAATCTTGCCACCAGGGACTTCATCAACTGGCTGATTCAAACCAAGATCACTGACAA aaAATAG
- the Gcg gene encoding pro-glucagon isoform X2: protein MKTIYIVAGLLIMLIQGSWQHSLQDTEENPRSFPAPQTEPLEDPDQMNEDKRHSQGTFTSDYSKYLDSRRAQDFVQWLMNTKRNRNNIAKRHDEFERHAEGTFTSDVSSYLEGQAAKEFIAWLVKGRGRRDFPEEVVLAEELGRRHADGSFSDEMNTILDNLATRDFINWLIQTKITDK from the exons atgaagaccatTTACATTGTGGCTGGATTGCTTATAATGCTGATACAAGGCAGCTGGCAGCATTCCCTTCAAGACACGGAGGAGAACCCCAG ATCATTCCCAGCTCCCCAGACAGAACCGCTCGAGGACCCTGATCAGATGAATGAAGACAAACGCCATTCACAGGGCACATTCACCAGCGACTACAGCAAATACCTGGACTCCCGCCGTGCCCAAGACTTTGTGCAGTGGTTGATGAACACCAAGAGGAACCG GAACAACATTGCCAAACGTCATGATGAATTTGAGAGGCATGCTGAAGGGACCTTCACCAGTGACGTGAGTTCTTACTTGGAGGGCCAGGCAGCAAAGGAATTCATTGCTTGGCTGGTGAAAGGCCGAGGAAGGCGAGA TTTCCCGGAAGAAGTCGTCCTTGCCGAGGAACTCGGCCGCAGACACGCTGATGGCTCCTTCTCTGACGAGATGAATACGATTCTCGATAATCTTGCCACCAGGGACTTCATCAACTGGCTGATTCAAACCAAGATCACTGACAAGTAA